TTCAGGAAATCTTTGATCTCGTAGACCAGATGTCCAATTTATGCCTAAAACTACCTACACTACGTTGTCGTCCTGCAGGAGGATCGGGACCCGGTGTCCCTGCCATGAGCACGCTCGGTGCAGTTACAGCAGTGTCACCCACCTGTTTCAGAGCCTTCTGCTTACCCCCCCCGCCTTGCAGAGTACTTGCTGcagtactgttttatttatggcACTCAGCGTTTGGAGGAAATCTTCACTTACAGTGCTTTAGAATCAAAGATGGCATCTAAATGAACAAGCACATTACACTAATGTCTGTATAATGCCCCGTGCAATACTTAAGCCATCAGTACAACAATTCAGAGATCAGTGACTCTAGGGCCAAGCTTATTTTATCTCAAACTGCTTGGAATTGCGCTAGTACAGACACATACTATTAAAATCTGTCCCTCTGAAAGCAACAGGGCCTTCCAGAAAGCCGAAACAAGCCAACCACTTAAATGCCTATAAGGCACGCTAGTTTTTACCAGCAATAACGTTAATTCCCAAATGACCCTCTGGTTCAAAAAGCAGCTGGAACTGACCTGGGCAAGTCCATTTTGCTTCCACAAAAATTCAATTGAGCTAGTTaacaaaaatgatttgttttcaaagactgCAAGGAAAACCCATTCTAAATAGGtatctgattttcatttcagcttatACGTATGGTTGTTCTCTTCAAGTCTCAGAGGGTTAGGGGGAGGTTAGCAGAGTATCCCTGTCTGCTGTGAGACAGCGGGCACTTCAGCTGTTAGATGGATGctttctgagcacagcagcagcctcccagcacGAAGCAAGGGCACGTGTACTGCTTGGAGTTTCAAACTTCCCTCATTTCAAATTCAGCTCATTAACAACTTCTGCACCCTCATTTGCAGATTACAAAACAGAAGATGCAGACTTTGTTTAGCTCCTGCAACAGACTAAGTAGTGCAGCTGAGAAATTCGAATTGTGGCAGCAGCAGACACGATGGCAACAGCCCCCCCATGGCACATGCAACGCTCCACCAGAGCCACGACAGCCACGAGCTACAGCTCTGGGACCGTTCCTCCCCTCTGGTTTCCTAACTGGTCTTGCCCCAGCTGTTCTGTCCGGGCGGCCGAGCAGCCAGCCACACCGCACCAGAGACCTGAGCTGGTGAAACCAACGCCCCCACGCACAGCCACAAACCACGAGCTAGCGCAGGGGAGGGCGCTAAAAAAGAGAACCAAAACCCAGGGCAGCAGGACCCGGGACcttccagcagcccagctgctaCCAGCTCACACCAGCACGAATGAGAGACTGGCCTAtcctcttccctgctctcccagctTTCCTGGGAGACTTGTATCTTAAATCCAGTTTACTTTATTAGAACTTATCCCCTTGGGAGCATCACAAGATGTAAGTTACAGACCTCCACATCACGTCTACGTTTTAAGAAGGTAAACATAAGGACTACGAGGTCAGAGCAAAGAATCAAGGTGCCTCTGACACGCAAGGAGAAGGAAACAGTTACGGTTTAGATTATACAGAATCTGCGTGTCAGCTGGACAGCGGTTGAGGTTTTGCAGTTCATAGTTCTGCAAAATGGTTTCTTAGTTAACTCCCACTAAAAATCACAAgatggttaaaaaaagaaaaggaaacattttaggAGGTCACCTGCTTCTGAGAAAACAGGTTACCTGTCTTCTGGCTCTCAGCAAATTCCTCCAACGCATCACTGAAGATAAACTTCAGTAGTATGGTATTTAAGTTGTGGTtaattaacaattaaaaaaataatcaagacattgaaaaaatcacagtaatctaaagcatttaaaggaaaaaacaagtttttttctcaaagagaaTATACAGACATATAAAAACACATCTTCAGTAAAACTCCAGCCTCTGGTCCTGCCGCACTTCACCGACAGATTACGTGCGTTCCAGTGCACCGCATTAAAGTGTTTGGGTGTTCCACACCACGCGATAGATGCTCCTTGGCTTATGTGGTAGTGGAGTATTTATAAATCAGACACGGATGGTTCAGTTTCAAACTAACACAGGGCTCAATTTTAAAGAGGGTCTTTAAAAGTTAGCAAATCATATTCTCATTCTGTAATTCCAAATAGATGCAGAATGACAGCTCCTATAGCTTTCTCATGTACTTTTAAGAGTTtattcatgcatttttcatttccacaaCTATCCCAGTTACTCTTAGGTCATTATTGCACAGGTTTCCTTAGAATTGTAACAACCTCAGCTTTCAGCCCTAAGAACAAGACCACAGGTGCAGCCTAGTAACCCATCCTTTAACTGGAGGACTTCAAGAGCTTTCAGATCAAGAAAAGGGGGAGCAAACATCTACTGCAAAACTTTCCCCTGAGCCCCAgctcatttcatttcctctcaAATTGGCTTTCCTCAagtctccctctccctcttcacTCTTTTCCCTACTTCTATTCCTTAGAAGACTCCTCATTTATCCctcaaattggaaaaaaaaaaagctgatagAGCAGACAACGTGGGCAGTGGAGGTGTGTAGGAGGGTTCGCATTAATGAGGCAAACTTAAACCGATATTCCCTCAGAACTTCCCCAAACAAATGGTTTCGTTAGCTTCCAAATGTCAAAAAGGCCACGGGCAGTcaatttcttcagttctgtagCTATTTGTTATAAAATATACTAGTAAGACTGTATTGGTTtcactgtgaaaacagaaaacgtTGAGCAACCCTGAAGCTATCAAAAATGGTAATTAAGCTTTTGGAGGAagtaatatttgtaaaaacttatCTCATTCTTAACATGACCTCTATGTTTTTTCAACATAAGTCCATTTACGAGGCCtaacttctgttttgctgaagcACTCGGAAgttgaaaagctatttttgtggAAGATCATTAATTTGATATTAATTTACAAATTTATTGGGAGCTTCACAAAAGACAGAACCTCCAGCAGGAACGAGACGGATCTGATAGTACTACCCACGGCTGGGAGCATGACTTAAATGGGAATTTTCACAAATCATGTGCGAGTGCTTCCTTATCCTTACCAAATCTTACCCACAATaagcattaaaacaaagcaaacacagagccTACTCACCTCATGTGCTAACATTTTATAGAGTTCTTCTTTAGTCACAGAAATTCTCTCTCTGTCGGTGCTGTCCACGACGACTATTACAAACTTCAAAAAGTCAAAAGTCATTAGTCAGCACTTGAAAGAACACACTCTGTCTTTCTGGCCACGTACgcaaacacagaacagattATCCAGACAGGCAGCTGGATTATCAGCTACGATCTTGTTCCTCACACACTTCTCCCAGCCAGAGCGTGGTTACCCACAGCACTGCTATGGTTAACAACGAATCTCACGGTTTGGACACAACGTAGCTCTGACAGCTTTTCTGACTTCCATTTTCAAGTGAAACATTTATACTGAAAGCAACTGTTTGTCTGCACTCCCAGATCTGGTTTGGTTCTTCGCTTAGCAGGCAGATCCCTCAGATAATTTGCTTCCTTAAATAGGCAAAGTGTATCAGCTTTCTCCCTTCGTTTCAAATTCTAACCTGCAAGTAGGTATTTTTAAGGGATTCTAAAACACACATAACGTTCGTGCTTCAAGAGTACACACAGATACATGTAACAGCGCCTTACAGCgaagcacaggaaaacaaagattatAAAAATCAACCTTTAGAAAAATACCAACAAAACCACAACTGATAGCACGTCGGAAAGCTTGACTTAAAGCATTGTTTTAATCAAGCTCAGTACACGCGCTGCAGCTTCATCACTGAAGAGTTCTGAAAACTCGGGGGGTGAGCCTGGGAGCCTGCAAGACAGAGCTCCCAGTTTTGGAGCAAAACTTTGGGGCTTTCAGCCTTCTGCACGAGGGGTTTCGCAGGTTTTAAAGCACCTGCTACAGAGATGCAGCAGTCACAGCCCGCAGCGAGGAGCCTGTAAACACAGGGAGCTGCAACACCCAGTGAAACCGGGCCCTGCCTCAGGGCTCAGACCCCAGCACCCCGAAGCAGCCACAGCACCGTGCAAAGCACCTCAGGTACGCTGCAGCCCTTCACCAGCGACCGTTACGACAAACCTGGCAGCGGGGCGCTCGCTCTCACCTCGGTGTTTGTGTAGTAGGTGTTCCACGAGGACCGAAGAGACTCCTGCCCTCCGATGTCCCACATCAGAAAGCGCGTGTTATTCACCACGATCTCTTCCACGTTACTCCCTATCGTAGGCGAGGTATGTACGACTTCATTcatggagctgcagggagaaacATCAACTCCGTGAGAAACTGCCAACACAGAACCGGCGACTTATTGGCATTATCGAACCTATTAGGCCTCCGAAGCAACCTGCTTCTGTAAGAACTAAAGCTGATGGCTATTCCAAGGCCAAAAGCTCAGTGGGTGACTTCTAGCAAACACACGTAACGCGACAAATACGGACGAGGtgggaagagaataaaaaaatttaaaaaggccTCTGTGACCTATATAACATTTAAATTGTAAAGCTGGAAGAGCATTTGTGaacaaaactaaatatttaaaacctaaCGCTGTGGGAGTATTtgcttcagaaactgttttaagcagccagctcttctttttccaggCTGACTTTGGCACGCACGCAGTACGGGAGAGCTGTTGCTTTTCTCCAAGAATATGGTTAAGCCACAAGATTTCCAAggctgcagaaaaacaacaactcttCAGCCAGCTCTACCAAACACAGCACGCTCCCAGCGTCGGCCACTACAACATACTTCCTCCCTATTTCAGTTACTTTATGTCAAGcttgcttcttttctccagcacagcccagcgATTCTGCTTTGTGGAGATGAATGCAGACATTAAAGATGGCAAATGCATTGTTTCAGTGATGCTCAGGGCAACTTTGTCACCAAGACAACCAGCTTCACATAAATAGTGATGACTAAAAGTGTGCTCTGGATACTCCTGAAGTTCACATTATTTAAACTCTATTGTAAGggatgtataaaaaaaaaaaccaaaaacaacctAAAAGCAGGTTTAAGGAAACAAGTCAACCATTTTCAaagaacttaaatattttttcttgtgataaTCACgctacattttttcattttgtatgcttgtttttttttttttaacagctttagCAGAGCTTTTCATGACAGAGGCTGCAATTTGAGACTTGTACGAGTGCCGGACGATTTCTTGAAGAGGGTACAGATAACGGAGGGATAAAGGCACAGTCTAGTGTTCTGAAAAGGAAACCCAGCTACCCTGTGTCTTAGGAGCACATAACGCTATCTTCTCACCACACATGTTTGGGGGAAGCTACGataagggaaaaagaaggattagaagaagaaagaaccacaaaatcaaattaaggaaaacaatGGTGTAACAAGATGCCTGTGGctgatttaatatttaaaaaccaGGTTTTAGCGGAGTTCTTTTAATGTTTGGAAAAGCCTATCATGGACCCCCTTTCCCGGGCTGAATCTGCAGCCTTTCACACTCAAGCTGTTGGCATTTCTGTCTGCAATACGATCGGTGGattttcctccctgctcccccaggaCCAAGGTTAGCGTGGAGCTTAATGGCCTTCCTAGACGCCAGAACACAAAACCCGACTGCTAACAAGGAGAGAGGGAGGTCTGAGTATGAGAACGGGAAGAAATTAAGTGTCTGTGGGGCTGCCACAGTCTGCCAGAAGAACCACGGCTGCAACAGTGCAACACCAAAGCCATGGTCAGTGCACTAACgcgctgctgcctgctgcctctgccccgcTGCCGGGCAGAGCCGAGCGGTAAGAGCTCACGCTCAGGACACCTACCTGCCACGAAGGAACTGCACAATCCCTTCATTCAAAAATACAATATGCAAAGACTCTGTAAGGATGAAACgagcaggaggaacaggagACTACTCATCTAGAGCAAACTCTGTATTCCCCTTCGTCTTCAAAACAAGAGAAGGGGAAGTCCTGCTGCACTACAAGggtagaaaggaaaaggatgcGTACAGAGATCCGCTGCACAAAAGGGAAAACACTGAGGCTGCAGAaataagaagaggaaaagagatgaaaagaatCATGAGACACTTGTGGAAGATGTAGAAAGACACGGGCAGCTTTAAAATACACCAAGGATggccctcagcagcagcagccactaAAATCAGTCCAAAAAATCGACTTcctgctatttattttacatttctcaaTCTCAGTTTGATAATGACAACCACCTTcatcttttcactgtttttgcaCAACTTGCTAGGACATAAGTGGCCGGAAATACTGCACAAGTTTCACattccagaaaagcaaaaactgacTGTAACTTGACAAAAATACCCCAAACCCACGTcatttaaaagtgtattttaagtTTAGGATTGGACCAGGATGACCATGTCACTTAACAGGAACTATTCCTGGTACTGAAGAGTTAGGAACACTTCCTAATAGCAGAGTACCTCGTGTGAGAATAGGCAAATCTGTTTCTATCGCAAACAGACCTTGAGCTGCCTGGCCCACCTAGATGCTTTCAGTCTGCAGACAGATTTGCAGCCCTTTAtcaagcagcagctgaggaccAGCGATACGAAGCTCGGGCAAGTTTCACGCAGATCAGCAGCAAGGTGAGCACGAGACGAACACAAGCCAACGCTACTGCTAAAGGCAGGAACTGCTTGAAAACTGCTGCAAAGCCCTTCGGTGGCTCAAAATCCAGCCTTGGGCAGGCAGCACGGGCTGCCACCCGCCACGGAGCTACACCGTCCTGCACTCAGCCAGCGCTCAGCCTGCATCCTCTGTCACCACCGACAGAGCGCACCTCGGCAGGCAGGACACAAGTCACGGCAGGGAGAGGTCAGGCttcactgctctgctcctcacGGAACAATTTGTTCAATATTTACACGCTGTGGCACGGATCAGTGTACCAGCATTGTCCTGTGGCTAACCCTAAacataataatattttatggaGCTGGCAAACAGCCTGCACTGTGACACCAAAGGCAGTTGTGATTAAGTGTAACAGCAATGTAATTTGATAAACAAAAGCTCTCAACAGAACCTTATTCATACATCAGGGAAAACGCAGACCTTTCCAAAGCCTAAACACACGCTCTGACCCACTGCCACCTATACTGGTCAGTAATTTTCAGCACAGTGCTCtcaaagtgaaaacaaacagggaaagCGGCAAAACCTGGTCAGAACGATGTATGCAGCAGACACTTGGAAGCACACGACACATCAGCTGCAGTTCATACTTACAATTGATAAAGAATGGTCGTTTTTCCTGCATTATCCAGACCGACAATGATTACCTtgtgctctgaaataaaaatattacgAGTAAGTCACACAGTTAACCTTGCTATCACAACAATAACTGTTACAGAACAAGGTTCACGTAGCATTTTAGCCTGATCTAAGCAAGCACATACTTCGGGTGCCACGTTTCACGGCCATACCTAGAAGTCGGTTTGTCTGTGGAGACGTACAAACCGGGGTACAAGTCTGAGAAGGCGTGCCTTGGTCACTTTTTCCTGTCTACATACCCAAAGGAGCAATTTCTGAGAGACTGCattcccattttttcctttctaaacgGCTGGAGCTTTCTTACTGGAGTTTCTGCACACGTTTGCAGACCGTAGCAGACTACATTCTGTGTCACCTCCCTGACTACACAGCTCCCCAGAACACAGCTCCGGCACACGGTAAACGCTCCTGTCCAAGGCCGTGCTATTGTTACAACCAGCAACACCTTCATCTCTCTTCAAACAGTCGCTAAAAGCACAACTCTGGCGATTGGCCCTGCAAGCAGGGCGATCCGCCTGCCTCCCACAGGCCTCTTTTCCCTTCGGCAGGTTTGGAGCCTGGAAAACAGATTTGCCTGTGAATATTTCAAGCCCTCACTCAC
This sequence is a window from Cygnus olor isolate bCygOlo1 chromosome 6, bCygOlo1.pri.v2, whole genome shotgun sequence. Protein-coding genes within it:
- the ARL5A gene encoding ADP-ribosylation factor-like protein 5A; translated protein: MGILLTRIWRLFNHQEHKVIIVGLDNAGKTTILYQFSMNEVVHTSPTIGSNVEEIVVNNTRFLMWDIGGQESLRSSWNTYYTNTEFVIVVVDSTDRERISVTKEELYKMLAHEDLKKAGLLIFANKQDVKECMTVAEISQFLKLTSIKDHQWHIQACCALTGEGLCQGLEWMMSRLKIR